The following DNA comes from Salvelinus sp. IW2-2015 linkage group LG1, ASM291031v2, whole genome shotgun sequence.
ctgcaggcgcccagcaCTGCGTGTTCTAAATGATGAGAAAATATTTTAGCAATGCCAGTATACATTATTTGAAACTGATTAAAATGTTGCCGTTTCACCAGTTTCTATTCCACTATCTCAGCAGGTACCTCTGTTGTGTAACGCGAAGGAACGTTTAGTTTTAATGTTCCATCAAAGTGTCGATATAACTTTTTCATAAACATGATGCAAAATGACTACAATGTATGTACATAATATTAATTTAGcatttattctaaaaatgatgtGCGTAACCAGGAGACAAGCCAAAGTAAATTCAACGATTATTTTCAAACCACTGACATCTACATTTCCAAGGACACAGGTTTCAAGGATTCAAGTGCAACAGCTGCCCATACAACCACTGGTATAAGAAATCCCTCCCTGATACAGCAAAGTTGAAACACGTTGGTTGAATGAATACTTGGTGTTGTTGTTTGCGGTGGCCATAGCTTCGGACTGCAGGGATATTAGTAGCATATTAGCATCCACACCGTACCTTATTCAAAAGggatttcaattcaatttcactCGGTCAATGATGATGGCAATGCAATCATAAAGGGGATTAAAAGAGAGCCCTGACATCAGTCGACAACAATGCCACACCATTGGCATTTAGTCCATTCTGCAAGTTTCTTATGGTCCCCTTTAATGCTGTTTGGGCCTTAGGGGCCCCCATTGTAATTACAGCCAATTAATTGTAACGCTGGACTGAATAGCCCGTGCTCATTGGTGGAACAATGGCTGACAAATAGAGCAAGAAGCACGCCAGGCTGCCAGCAGCCTCTCGCCAGATTATCAACAGCTGCTGCTGCCATGGTACGGCCGTCCCTTTCAATGCCCAATCCCTTCTCATGAGGACCTGGGGTGGGGTTGAGGGGAGGACCCGGTGGCATGAGAGTGCCATCAATCTCTATTGTGTCCCCTCCCCTTTCTAAAGAAAACAGTCACTAAAGTCTCATTTGTCGCCACTTTTCCATGGTGGGTGGGGTTGTGGGTGTGCGTGATGGAGCCACAGTGTTTTCTATGTGGGGATTATTAAGGGTTAATTGAGTGTGGTAAATGATTGGGTGCTGAATAGGGATTAgtaggaggaggtggtggaggtggcaGATGTGGTGTGAAACGAAGAGCCATTCGGCTTCTAAAGAATACAAATCAGGGCCCATGCTCTATTCCGGACTCTATCTAAGACTCAATTATCCCATTCACGCTGGGAGCAAAGGAGTTGCTGGAGGGGCTGGAGTGCACAGATGGTTTCCATGCCAAAGAACTCTGGGGAAAGCAGAACTATTTTCCGGGCACCTTTTCTTCAGGTTCAGTTTACCGTGGAGCAATGGGCTTTTTATTGGGTATTCATGATGCGCAGGGCATTGTGAACTTGTTTTTAAGATTGAAGGATTCTGAAAGGGACAATGGAAGAATGGAAAGAATTCATTCCATGAATCGGAATGAGAGGGTGAGGATGCGGCTTAGCTCTGGCTATTTTCCCGAATTGGGACTACTATACCGGGAACCTCTGATAAACGGGGGAAAAGACGTAGAGGGGCGTGTCCACCTGGGGGGCCGACTGCCTAGCACGCCGTCTGTCGCTCGCCATCTCAAGCCCAATGGAACAATAATCTAATTCATTCTCCTTCAAAAAAGGCACACGATTCTCAGGCGAATGGCCCTCTCTCTATTTAGTCAAACCAAATGAATGCCACTTGTCAGGGAGAAAGAAAAACTTCCCAGGAGTCATATGGTTAATTGATCCTTTTACTGTATATGAACAATGCTTAATTTACAATATACCTCTAATTGACTTTCAAAACAGGATGGAACTATGGGTGACACTTTTTAGTATATGGATCACATACTAGGCACTCATTTTATTTATAAGTGTGTATTGATATCTAATTAGGCCCTTATTAGGTATTATTTGCCATGACTTCTAATGTTAGAATAAGAAAACACTGAGTAAATACCTAAWAAATGTCTAACGATACCCAATAAAGGCCAATTTGTGACTTATATTGCAAATGAGTGCCTATGATGTGATCCCTATACAGAAGTGTTAGATAATATAGTGTATGGGCTGTGGTTCCACTCCAACCATACCTTCTATCCAAGTGCAACTGAATAATATTGTTTACAATGTCTGCAATCTCATTAAACACGTTTTAACTTTGCAATCTATCACTGCCTGTGAACTCCACATTGTTTGACACTCAACAGTATGTTGCACTCCAGCAACTAGCCTATAACTCCTCGACTGAAATTCCTCAAGGATTCCTGTCAAATGTAACAGGCTCACATACACTCAAGACGAATCGCCAGGGATATTTCTCAATCTCCATCCTAGCTATCTCAAATATTCGCAAAATATCCTTCCTGACATGTTTGTGTGGATGTAGAAGAGGACATTAATATTGGGCCTAATCACCATTCAAGGTCCTTTGCCCCCGACCCAGTGGTTGAAAAGCAGCTAATATCAGCCAGGAAGGAACAATGGACAAAGCCGAGCACTTGAATCACAATGAAGGAGAAGGACCTGCCCTGCCAACACAAGCTGCGAGGACCACCCGACCAACGGATGCCTCACAATACGCCCAACAATAAATCACAGTGATTGAAACAAGGGCCCCAGACTATAACCTCTTATCGCTCTCTAAATACAGTACAAAAACCTATTCATTCATGTATATTTAACACAGGGAATTTTGATTCAAAACTCAATAAGCAAAATGGCCATCAAATGGCACACacaactttttttaaatattcgtGTTGAACTGGAGAACCCATACTATAATGGTCATTTCCTGGGTTTAAATAAACCATGAATAGGCTTTCAAGGGGCTATAGCAATGGCGGCTGTGAGAGAAGTGCTATTTCGGCTAAAGATTGGAATCAGGTCGGAGTCCCAGACAATACAAAGTGCTGCTGGCTATTTTTGGCGCTTTATTGTCAGGGAAATGGGGTTCCTTTCTTTCATTGTATCCAGTATCGACTCTTACTTCCTTTCTACCCCTAATCAAAAACAAAACATCCCAGGTCTGTACTATGGGGCAATCAGAGAAAGCTTATGTAATGCTATTCATTGCATTAGGAGGCTAAGGGGTTGAGACTAGTACATTCTTGTGGTCATTTTTGTAAGCTTGCGGCAAAGCCGTGGCACTGCACTCACCCTGTCCAGGTCAGCCCGTGGAAATGCGTCGATGGCTTCTTTGCTTTTTACTGTTCAttgttttgaaaatgtgtgtTCAAAAATGGGCATTGTTCATGTGGTCTACRCACAAGAATATCTTACATTTTCCTGGTGTAACTTTTGTCTTGTGTATAATAACAAACATTCACTCTCTTTTCAAAGAGTGACTGTATCTGACATTGACTGGCATCGACTGAAAAACTGTAGGTCTCTTGATCACAATTTAGAGGACGAAAAATATGTTGTATTCTGTTCATCAAAAAATACCCTTAGGATGTTTTCTCTACAGAAAGACTAACACAAAATAGCAAATTTTCATCTTTCAGTTCCCATGTCTATCCCATACTGGACTATGACCTTTGTTTACTTAGTCCTGAACAGACTGGATCGGTGTAAGCAATACAAAGAAAATGCTAAAGAAATCacagagcctgtgtgtgtgtgtgtgtgtgtggttgggggggggggggtcaatatgcatgtgtgtgtgtgtgtgttttggagtgtcagtgtagtaagTGTATGGTTAGAGTCAGGTGAGTGTATTTCGAGCCtttgcaagagagtcagtgcagaaaataagaataaatatgaataaaacaaGGGGGtcaatagtccgggtaaccatttgattaactCTTCAGCAGTGCtttggcttaggggtagaagctgttaaaacttctttcagctagggggcagattattattattatttttttaaataacgttcccaagggaaactgactatttctcaggcccagatcgtagaatatgcatataatttacagattaggataggaaacactccaaagtttccaaaactgtcaaaatattgtctgtgagtataacagaactgatactgcaggcgaaaccctgaggaaaatcaaaccaggaagtggcTTCTATTTTGAAAACTCCATGTTCCATAGCCTGCCTTtgctccatttaaagggatatcaaccagattcattttcctatCGCTTCCTCaaggtgtcaacagtcttcagacatAGTTTCMggcttttattttgaaaaatgagcRAGAAAGATAACATCRCGTCAGGTGTTCGCATGAGTTTTGCTCGCGCAACAGAGTTTGGGCAGCCATTGCCTTTCCCTCTCCTACTGAAAAAGACAGttgcggttgatatattatcgattatatattttaaaaacaacttgaggattgattataaaaaacgtttgacatgtttctgtggacattacggatactatttggaatttgtctgcgttgtcgtgaccgctctttcctgtggatttctgaacataatgcgccaaacaaacggaggtattttggatataaaaattatctttatggaacaaaaggaacatttattgtgtaactgggagtctcgtgagtgaaaacatccgaagatcatcaaaggtaaacaattaatttgattgcttttctgatttgtGACCAAGCTACTTGATGctaggtgttcataatgttttgtcgagcgatcgataaatttacacaaacgcttggattgctttcgctgtaaagcatattttcaaaatctgacacgacaggtggattaacaaaaggctaagctgtgttttgctatattgcacttgtgatgtcatgaatttaaatattttttgtaatattatttGAATGTGGCGCTCtacaattcagcggttgttgatgacaattatcccgctaaagggatggGTAGCGTCAAGACgttttaaggagccttttagCTCCCCGggaccgcttgctgtgcggtagcagagagaacagtctatgacttgggtggctggagtctttgacaatttttagggccttcctctgacaccgcctggtatagagcttgaagaatattgaaatgaataatgggcaaatgttgcacaatccaggtatggaatgctcttagagacttacccagaaagactcacagctgtaaacgctgccaaaggtgcttctacaaagtattgactcaagggtgtgaatacttatgtaaattagatatttctgaatttaattttcaataaatctgcaaacatttcttcatatatgttttcactttttcattatggggtattgtgtgtagctgggtgagagaaaaacatatatttaatcaattttaaattcaagctgtaacacaacaaaatgtggaataagtcaaggggtatgaatactttctgaaggcactatagacAAGGATGGGGCCTTGGGGTTTTGATGGGAAAGGTCTAGACTTTGCAATGAAGGACCATGGTTAGCAGAAGGCTTGGTTAGCAGGGTTAGCCTTCATTCCATTTCAACTCAATTAACTCTGAACGTGAAGTCAAATGCAGTTCATGAGTTCCCTCAGTTCAGGAAACAACATCCTTGAATTGCATTAGCTACGTTTTCAAATGTCCAATTACTATAGTCGCTGAGCTGAGCCAGACTGGAATGGAATCAGAGTTTTGCAGGCAGATCACCAGTGACATGTtagtattcgacatccatccacggcgtggaaactggccacttggggcaacagtgagcgctgttaccttaaGTTTCGGTATTGATAGGACATTGTGGATGTgaataagcatctgcctctggtttcATGGttgaatccagcaatagaaagtcgtttttgatatttttgttttaagcttatcccaaaccttaccccttaccataaccattcggagttaatgcctaaccttaagatttcggagttaatgcctaaacttacgTTTGGGaaagtttgagaaacatggatgaacgtctaattctgatgtgagactgagCCCTTGTAGGAATTTTGACCCTTGCTGATGGATTTGCAGATCCAGGATCATATTTTGGAATATGGCTCCCTCTAGTGGTGCTTTTCCATATAGCCTTACCCTCATGCCATAGTTTCGCCAGTGTTTTATGTTAACCTCAGCTCTCAAGACTTATGGCGAGGGAATCGACAACCTCTGAATCATTCAAGTCTGTTGATTTGTGAGAAGGTGTCAAAGTTCACAGTTAACCATTGCTATGTAAATGACAGCTGAAAAGAACACAGAGCATTGCCTTGGCTCCAAGTGGGATTCACATCCACAATGTCCTTTGGCTCCAAGTGGGAGCAGGTCTACCGGATACatgggtaaaacactggggtaaatcctgTATGGAAATGCAACATTAGATGCTGGATGTAGAAACCAATGGTAGAAACTCTGGGTGTTTGTGAGGCATCATCTTTTACTTGAGCATCATTTAGGTGACTGTAAACAAGGGCAACAAAGCCCAAATCCAGTGATAATCAAACATAACAGAAAATACAACCACTGTTGTAATGTGTGGCGGAAAGAAGCAAACATTGTTTTTGTCCCCACCAGTGACTAAGCTTTTCCACTTGTGTTCTAacttaggtatccccctttccctttcttaaAATGTTCTCATGAATGGATTTCACTTGGGTTCTTGGGTAGTCCCATCTATGCAAATGGTATGCCCGCCATCTAGTGGTGTTTTGCAGTATGACACGACTGGAGTCCTGTCTATCtctgtaacatgctgaccagaccggacgtGTCGcgtgcattgcaaaataaatgtacacatacatgttattcaatcattgcacccacactggtGGCGCGCGTCAACGAactcggttgaccgttttatctgtggattaattgtcggagtagaggaccttgtgcatttaaggtaaaataacaacccaatgtttatatcccaggacaaattagtttGCAACAGCAAGCCCGCTAGCCAAATTGCCatcaatgtttaatgcttttcgacttaaaccaaattaatataattggtttagagtttattttgatatttcaacctgcgtgtcctgatcgcgtctggtgtggggggacaaaatcaacattgTCTGGTCTGCATGTAATCTTGCTACTGTGTTTTTCACTCAAGGTAAGCACTTTATCACATTTCTATGTCTGGAGGAACTTGATAAATTCAAGTAAGGTCATTCTGAGCAATTTACGGAGCCCGGGAGGTGAcacaaattataaaaaataaataaaaatcgtgcCCATTAATTACTGAAACATGCTCACAAATTGATATAACATGTcgaccaaatgtttttttttaaatgctcacAAATGTCTACAAAATGAGCACAAATTGAAATAAAACATGTCCACAAATTATGAAACAAACTCACGaattgtaaaacgtccactttaCTTTTCGTTTTGGATGTTATGATGAAATTCCCTGGAGGTGCGTTCGGTAATCGGGCACACACGGTAATCTGGCCCTGATCATCAAGTTAAACCACAGGTATTGTTACACATCCTCACACTGTCTTGGAGAATAAAACTGAGACTGTAGCCAGCTTCCATTTCACctcattttattgtccaaagaatGTTCTCATAGTCCAGAAGTATTGGATGAAAATCCACAATGTTGGTGCCATACAGGAGCACTGACCAATCTGCCTCCAAAATAGGACTGCTGGTTTTGAGGATGGTGTGGAGTTCAGTGGTTGATGATCTGAGCACCCCTGAGATGGTGAGTACGGTTTCAGTAGACCACTATTGGGCTGGTAGATCAGATAGGCGCTTCGAGGCAAGGTCATTTACTGCTTTGAATGTGGTACATATTGCCTTATAGTGGATTCAGGACTTGGACAAGGAGTCAATGCAGCTTAAAGATGCATTTACATGGGGGTTTGGATGATAGTGTAACATTTCTTAGAATGAGCGGAAATATTGGAGTTTGGGGACAATAGTCAAGTTGGGAAGTGCAAATATTTAGATACAAATATATAGTCAAGTTGGCGATTTATTTAGATATTCCTGTtgaaaaagagaaaagacagaaagaTAGTATATTAAATTCATCCCACTGGGCcaaaactgattgaatcaacgttgtttctatgtcatttcaacaacaacaacaaaatatatgtGATGACggtgaatcaacgtggaaaacccGATTGGATTTTCAAAAAGTTATCAACGTCAAGTCATTtctcacccaacttttaaccttaCTATTTTGGTTGATTTCCCAtatttaaatcaaaactagacattgaactgacgtctgtgcccagtgggattggATTTCTGTAATCATATCACCTCATTTGTTATACTTCTTCTAATCATCCAGAGAGAATGTACCTTTCTTTGAGGTTAATCTTTGAGATGACCTCCCTCAAGGATTCTCGCTCTTTCCTCGGAGCGAATTTGTCCCACATTTTAGCAAAGTCGCCATTTGTGGCCACGTTTCTCAAGATATTGTGACCATGATGCCTGCGGACAAAGATATTTATATCATCTTAAACGTGCgacatatcaaataatttctgctgTCTGTGATTTAAGAACAGTACTCAATTGATGGCAAAAATATCCCATAAAAATAAGACATACATTAGGTGGAATTTGCAAGAGGGTCGGTTTGAGTAATACACTGCAATACCTGATCTACAAATCATCTCAACTATCTAACAACTGGGCATTAACCATTTGTTATTCTGAAAATCTTAGCGAATCTGCACAGCGCTTGGCTCAGGCCGACCATTGTGATCAAGTAGGGTTGtcttcattaggcaccaaacagaaggaaGGAAACTGAATCAGGTACTGACTATTTGgactcatttacatttttaaaatcgcAAACAGTACAAGTTTTGTGCCCTaacaaacacaaccaaaatgGCAACTATGTTGATAATCAGTCTGGGGTCACCCAGGTCATCCAagtgttgtgtggttgttttgTCTGGTGGTTGTGTCTGAAGATTGACAGTGTTCAACTTGTAATGTGTATTAGGATCTGTCTGATGTTTGAAAGGGGTTGACATAAAGACTTTCTGTCTTGAAATGAAAAGCAAAAGGAAATATTATATCCACAAATAGGTGCTACGTGACATAAAAAGTCAAAGCCCAGGCATTTGTGTGGGTTTAAAAGGTAAAAAGCTTTTGGCAAAAGCTTTTGGCTTGGATTCAGCTAATCCTTTGGCTTTTTAACTTTCAAACGCACATGAGTGCCCGGACTTGGATTTTCCTATGCCACTTAGCACTTATTTGTGTTTATAATTTTTCCTTTTGGTTTTCAATTACTATTCCTCTCCAAGAGCACCTATGGTTGTATTGGAGTACTTGAAGTGCTTCCGCTACTTCATTTTCTTCAAGGCATTCTGTCTTTAGATGGGTTTAGTTGAGGCCGCAATTCAATCCATGACACCCTTTAGCGTAGATGCTCTARACAGCYGACAATGtggcttttaaaggcaatttcaatttgtatttgtggtaaACGCTGCAGATGTCGACTCAAGTGTAAATGTATCTTTAAAAGCTGCATTGTCGGCGGTCTAGTGCTATAAGGAGCCATGGATTGAACCCCGGCCTTAGTTTAGGCYGGCCATTATGTTTATGCAAGCAACTATACAGGATGAACTTCCCACCTGACTTCCTGTGCAGGGTCCACAGCCAGTTTACTGACGGCAATCAAGAAACGGTCAGTGAGGTCTTTCTTCCCCGACAGGAGATGAGCCATCCCCATGACCTCAGCCAGTCTCTCCAGGTGCTGAGCAGTGCAGCTCCTCACCGCAGCGTTACGGTGGCTGAAGAAGGACAAACAGAGCACATCAGTTACAGGTCATAGAGATACATGAGTAAGGAGACGAATGAGAATGGATTGTATTGATGTCTCATCGGTGGATCAAAATGTTCGGTATAATAAATATACCATTTATTAACCGTTTGTAAAGAGTTTACttaccatttattaatcattattcCTATATTTGTAAATGTCAATAAGCAATCTCTAAATAGTTATTTACACATTTATAAACgctattttaaatgatttaataATGATTTACAAGATAATTAATAAGGTGTTTGATAATAGTATGTTCACAATTTGTATTTATAAGGCATTCGTTAATGGTTGATTTAATGGTTTGACTYACCatttatatacatatttatacaTGTATTTATAAATGTCATGAATGGTGTATTTATTCATTGTTAATGAGTGCATTTATGAATGGGAGTACATGCACTAATACCTCAGTACCTCACTAATACCCCCTAATCTAAAGTGTTCACTAtatatactttataaatgtttataaatgGTTTGTTACTCCCCAAAAGCTAGCCACATCAGTAGACAGTACATCTCCACCAATGACTAAAAATAATCTAAATCATGCCATGGTAAAAGAAGAAATACACAAC
Coding sequences within:
- the LOC139028150 gene encoding TOG array regulator of axonemal microtubules protein 1-like, coding for MGMAHLLSGKKDLTDRFLIAVSKLAVDPAQEVRHHGHNILRNVATNGDFAKMWDKFAPRKERESLREVISKINLKERNI